The proteins below come from a single Holdemania massiliensis genomic window:
- a CDS encoding zinc-ribbon domain-containing protein → MGGILVDGCDASDSYYKIKDVAQAYCKTCGCERVYALMELKMKIRVFWIPTVSINTKYAVVCPVCKNGYIVDEGQKNDILTGRAEVEVKEDGLILHALPAQNELHSTGHVIDKQPELPADQPRFCFRCGSPLDEKGLCPHCDEVKEVSLHEENDELSQIRKQEIKKVVTELESLRDPMSPFIRPQSKICPHCQLLYAQDKEYCDICGRTLVQRENHS, encoded by the coding sequence ATGGGAGGCATCTTAGTCGACGGCTGCGACGCATCGGATAGTTATTATAAAATCAAGGATGTTGCTCAGGCTTACTGCAAAACATGCGGTTGTGAGCGGGTGTATGCGTTAATGGAACTGAAAATGAAAATTCGTGTTTTCTGGATTCCGACCGTTTCTATCAACACTAAATATGCAGTGGTTTGTCCTGTCTGCAAGAACGGTTATATCGTTGATGAAGGCCAGAAAAATGATATTCTAACCGGCCGTGCAGAAGTGGAAGTGAAGGAAGATGGATTGATTCTGCATGCGCTTCCAGCACAAAACGAACTGCATTCGACAGGACATGTAATTGATAAACAGCCAGAATTGCCTGCCGATCAGCCGCGGTTCTGCTTCCGCTGCGGAAGTCCGCTGGATGAGAAGGGGCTCTGTCCGCATTGCGATGAGGTTAAGGAAGTTTCGCTTCATGAAGAAAACGACGAGTTGTCACAGATAAGAAAACAGGAAATCAAAAAGGTTGTCACAGAACTTGAGTCACTGCGGGATCCCATGTCGCCGTTCATTCGCCCTCAGTCAAAGATCTGTCCACATTGTCAACTGCTTTATGCTCAGGATAAAGAATACTGCGATATCTGTGGAAGAACATTAGTTCAAAGGGAGAATCATTCATGA
- a CDS encoding zinc ribbon domain-containing protein: protein MKKCNHCGAEMNEDAAFCPHCGEPVTDTSTIQCSYCHQEVPADQLFCPHCGHRLLSGGRSKDEPQPSPVPKPKPEIHYDPKKSSPIPQEPIQTQPSSFVKPLFLYALICLLLTYFDALALAVNNRYYSFPEAFMIYIWFGLIAFIVFFIFLVFSRRTMKQASQTKDSQRQAKLKKTAKIRFWLGFILGILLLIGIGIFIIFDA from the coding sequence ATGAAAAAATGCAATCATTGCGGAGCGGAAATGAATGAAGATGCGGCATTTTGTCCGCATTGCGGCGAACCCGTGACTGACACATCCACAATCCAGTGTTCTTATTGTCATCAGGAAGTTCCTGCAGATCAATTGTTTTGTCCGCATTGCGGCCATCGTCTTTTATCAGGGGGCCGTTCTAAGGATGAACCTCAGCCATCACCTGTACCTAAACCAAAACCTGAAATTCATTATGACCCCAAAAAGAGTTCGCCAATACCTCAAGAACCTATTCAGACTCAGCCTTCTTCTTTCGTCAAACCCTTATTTCTGTATGCACTGATCTGTTTGCTTTTAACCTATTTCGATGCGTTGGCGCTGGCTGTGAATAATCGCTACTACAGTTTTCCAGAAGCGTTTATGATCTATATCTGGTTTGGCTTGATCGCGTTTATTGTGTTTTTTATTTTTCTTGTGTTCAGCCGAAGGACGATGAAACAAGCAAGTCAGACAAAGGATTCGCAAAGACAGGCAAAGTTGAAAAAAACAGCGAAAATTCGTTTTTGGCTTGGCTTTATTTTAGGAATTCTCCTTTTGATCGGCATCGGCATTTTTATCATCTTTGATGCGTAA
- a CDS encoding zinc ribbon domain-containing protein gives MQKCLHCGAEIADEAAFCPHCGESVVKAQTVICSYCQKVIPADQLFCPYCGHRVIAEPQPEPEPQPIPQPDPHPEPQPIPKSNVETEDPAQIDQKVRVNRIFALGTCVLFVLSEALLSSTIISYRSFSEALLIFTVIGIAVFFGSLIMINQYEKFALLAWNATEPQVRQGYKNKAKQMLNQAYIVILVLMILSFVIAGIDW, from the coding sequence ATGCAAAAATGTCTTCATTGCGGAGCAGAAATAGCTGATGAAGCCGCTTTTTGCCCCCATTGCGGTGAATCAGTGGTCAAAGCTCAGACTGTGATCTGTTCCTATTGCCAAAAAGTCATTCCTGCGGATCAACTATTTTGTCCTTATTGTGGTCATCGTGTAATCGCAGAACCTCAGCCTGAACCTGAACCCCAACCCATACCTCAGCCCGATCCCCATCCTGAACCCCAACCCATACCCAAATCGAATGTAGAAACGGAGGATCCTGCGCAAATTGATCAAAAGGTGCGCGTGAATCGTATTTTTGCGTTAGGAACATGTGTTCTATTTGTTCTGAGTGAAGCTTTACTCAGTTCCACGATAATTTCCTATCGGTCATTTTCAGAAGCTTTACTCATCTTTACAGTGATAGGGATTGCTGTGTTTTTCGGTTCCCTGATTATGATTAACCAATATGAGAAGTTTGCTTTATTGGCCTGGAATGCCACTGAACCGCAGGTACGTCAGGGTTACAAAAACAAAGCGAAGCAAATGTTAAACCAGGCTTATATTGTGATTCTGGTGCTGATGATTCTGAGTTTTGTCATCGCGGGTATCGACTGGTAA
- a CDS encoding Rpn family recombination-promoting nuclease/putative transposase translates to MPVIQEEIQHPPKLRCTNDFVFKTLLTYFPVLGQKFLKNISEELMKTHFEALSLSPTEKLSPSSSGKDIRLDISVQTLPMRLINYEMQGYASEMNICNRSAYYAAMLLTQPANKGAAYSELVPVCQVFFLDFPFPPKADQPDKAIHVYQLQEKDEHDVLTNLITIYIIELKKIIQMNHSYQELDGFEKWCWFFEKYDEEISDPIVAEIIQRNDIFKEVAEVMKVISSDPAIRNAAFAHERDLRDKAQIKYDGIQQGVQQTQLENAHAMLIDHVPDELILKYSGIPSDQLDNLKAKIASSLIQESEASYDIPSTDSSAAATIKGTETDEIQ, encoded by the coding sequence ATGCCGGTAATCCAAGAAGAGATCCAACATCCGCCCAAGCTTCGTTGTACCAACGATTTCGTCTTTAAAACGCTGTTAACCTATTTTCCTGTTTTAGGTCAGAAATTTCTCAAAAACATCTCGGAGGAATTGATGAAAACTCATTTTGAAGCGCTGTCCCTCAGTCCCACCGAAAAACTTTCGCCCTCATCCAGCGGGAAAGATATACGGTTGGATATCAGTGTACAGACTCTCCCTATGCGATTAATCAATTACGAAATGCAGGGCTATGCCAGCGAAATGAACATCTGTAACCGTTCCGCATATTACGCGGCGATGTTGCTGACACAGCCCGCAAACAAAGGGGCGGCCTATTCCGAATTAGTTCCCGTCTGCCAAGTCTTCTTTCTTGATTTTCCCTTTCCGCCAAAGGCTGATCAGCCTGACAAGGCGATCCATGTGTATCAACTTCAGGAAAAGGATGAACATGACGTCTTGACAAATTTGATAACCATTTATATCATTGAGTTAAAGAAAATAATTCAGATGAATCACAGTTATCAGGAGTTAGACGGATTTGAAAAGTGGTGCTGGTTCTTTGAAAAGTATGACGAAGAAATCAGCGATCCAATTGTTGCGGAAATCATACAGCGCAACGACATATTTAAGGAGGTAGCCGAAGTGATGAAAGTTATTAGTTCCGATCCCGCCATCCGCAATGCGGCCTTTGCCCATGAACGTGATTTACGAGATAAAGCTCAGATCAAATATGATGGGATTCAGCAAGGAGTTCAACAAACTCAGTTGGAAAATGCTCATGCAATGCTGATCGATCATGTTCCTGATGAACTTATTTTGAAGTACAGTGGAATACCATCCGACCAGCTAGACAATCTAAAAGCTAAGATTGCATCTTCCTTAATCCAAGAAAGTGAAGCTTCCTACGATATCCCAAGCACAGACAGTTCTGCAGCGGCTACAATAAAAGGAACAGAAACAGATGAGATTCAATAG
- a CDS encoding DEAD/DEAH box helicase, producing the protein MKFNSAFDLLEEDLRQAIEALHYTQPTPVQQQVIPAFLEGKDCLVQAQTGSGKTAAYALPVCQLCHFEERRPQALILAPTRELADQITQEIQNFSLFRRLTCVRLVGRQPMKSQKFQLKQRVQIVCGTPGRIWDHIEQGTLDLSALRMIVLDEADQMFSLGLTETVHQILKQLPSPIQTCLFSATLSPEILQLAEITVHDPLMIQIDSPRQTNQNVHLTSLTVQESEKMTGLLNLLSRFQAPSAIVFCERQSSAQEVADQLKKRGLCAEAMHGGMEQDQRFAVLRQFRRGQLRILCATDVAARGLDIDGLSLIIHWDLPLSLESFIHRCGRCGRIDQPGTSAVLLTSGQQTCYSAFLQTMAVNSETLEIDLFDDHSGLAHWKTKTQAQPEKAAALKQNKTTLLIRAGRQHKLRPGDIVGAFCSLGFSAEQIGTIEVQERVTFVTLIQADSEALIDKGEIMIKGKARRMELAHQQ; encoded by the coding sequence ATGAAATTCAACTCAGCTTTTGATTTGCTGGAAGAGGATCTGCGCCAAGCCATAGAAGCGCTGCATTACACCCAGCCCACGCCTGTTCAGCAACAGGTGATCCCCGCCTTTCTGGAAGGAAAGGATTGCCTGGTTCAGGCCCAGACTGGATCCGGAAAAACCGCGGCTTATGCCCTGCCCGTTTGCCAGCTTTGTCATTTTGAGGAGCGTCGGCCGCAGGCTCTGATCCTTGCGCCAACCCGCGAATTAGCAGATCAGATCACACAGGAAATTCAAAATTTCAGTTTGTTTCGCAGATTGACCTGTGTCCGCCTGGTTGGCCGTCAGCCGATGAAAAGTCAGAAGTTTCAGCTGAAACAGCGTGTTCAGATTGTCTGCGGCACGCCTGGCCGAATCTGGGATCATATTGAGCAAGGAACTTTGGATCTTTCCGCTTTGAGGATGATCGTTCTGGATGAAGCTGATCAGATGTTCTCGCTGGGATTGACGGAAACGGTTCATCAGATTCTGAAACAGCTGCCTTCCCCCATTCAGACCTGTCTGTTTTCGGCGACGCTGAGTCCCGAAATTCTGCAGCTGGCGGAAATCACGGTTCATGATCCGCTGATGATTCAGATCGACTCGCCCCGCCAAACCAACCAGAATGTTCATCTGACCTCCCTGACCGTTCAGGAATCAGAAAAAATGACAGGCCTGCTGAATCTGTTATCCCGATTTCAAGCTCCCTCGGCCATTGTCTTCTGCGAACGTCAAAGCAGTGCGCAGGAAGTGGCCGATCAGCTTAAAAAACGCGGATTGTGCGCCGAAGCGATGCACGGCGGAATGGAACAGGACCAGCGGTTTGCCGTACTCAGACAATTCCGTCGGGGTCAGCTGCGAATCTTATGCGCAACCGACGTCGCTGCCCGGGGCTTGGATATTGATGGTCTGTCGCTGATCATCCACTGGGATCTGCCGCTGAGTTTAGAATCGTTTATCCATCGCTGCGGGCGCTGCGGACGGATTGATCAGCCGGGTACTTCCGCAGTCCTTCTGACCTCGGGACAACAGACATGCTACTCGGCCTTTTTGCAGACCATGGCGGTGAACAGTGAAACTTTGGAAATAGATTTGTTTGACGATCATTCCGGCTTAGCTCATTGGAAAACGAAAACGCAGGCTCAGCCGGAAAAAGCGGCGGCATTGAAGCAGAACAAGACGACCCTTCTCATCCGCGCCGGCCGTCAGCACAAACTGCGGCCTGGCGATATCGTCGGCGCATTTTGCAGCCTGGGCTTTTCCGCAGAACAGATTGGTACAATTGAAGTCCAGGAACGGGTTACTTTTGTCACCTTAATTCAGGCTGATTCCGAAGCTCTTATAGATAAGGGAGAAATCATGATCAAGGGAAAAGCCCGCCGAATGGAACTGGCTCATCAACAATGA
- a CDS encoding MerR family transcriptional regulator translates to MKDGWFTIKEVSDLFDNTRGAIRFYEEKGLIHPRRDEHGFRWYSIDDIFQLFYLKRYASMSFSLDETLHTFVKEAHLTLPEIQEQICKREAELDDQIERLMQQRKSLQNYRRLLLECQNPLLRYEACPDYVSLCAEAFNSMSEADLRLLKSWIAAMPLTSVHGDLIEDETGLHFVSSLGIPEVYAERMGLGSHPRMRRLPRSLAAVRCVRCEWERMPDQLIEQALALRKEVEEAGKTVHSFVSTSLILVHTVEGKTIEYHKCYVPVQN, encoded by the coding sequence ATGAAGGACGGTTGGTTTACGATCAAGGAAGTCTCTGATTTATTTGATAATACGCGCGGAGCGATCCGTTTTTATGAAGAAAAAGGTCTGATCCATCCGCGGCGGGATGAACATGGCTTCCGCTGGTACAGTATTGATGATATTTTTCAGCTGTTTTATCTGAAACGCTATGCGTCGATGTCTTTTTCTTTAGATGAAACCTTGCATACCTTCGTCAAGGAAGCGCATTTAACCTTGCCGGAAATTCAGGAACAAATCTGTAAGCGGGAAGCAGAACTGGATGATCAAATTGAACGCTTAATGCAGCAGCGAAAAAGTTTGCAGAACTATCGCAGACTGCTTTTGGAATGTCAAAATCCTCTTCTGCGCTATGAGGCCTGTCCCGATTATGTAAGTCTCTGCGCCGAAGCTTTTAACTCAATGAGTGAAGCAGATCTGCGGTTATTAAAATCGTGGATTGCCGCAATGCCTCTGACAAGTGTGCATGGCGATCTGATTGAGGATGAAACCGGTCTGCATTTTGTTTCCAGCTTAGGCATTCCGGAAGTCTATGCTGAGAGGATGGGCTTAGGATCACATCCAAGGATGCGTCGCTTGCCCCGCTCTTTGGCAGCCGTACGCTGTGTCCGTTGTGAATGGGAAAGGATGCCGGATCAGCTGATCGAACAGGCGCTGGCCTTGCGCAAAGAAGTGGAAGAGGCAGGGAAAACCGTGCACTCCTTTGTCAGCACCAGCCTGATTCTTGTTCATACCGTGGAAGGAAAAACCATCGAATATCATAAATGTTATGTTCCGGTACAGAATTGA
- a CDS encoding FAD-dependent oxidoreductase has product MELSRRAFLKSSLAAAGVGALGLLSGCSTDQPSAQTTPSAQPDDASQTSSLDAPYAALDASAITEKTVDFVVVGAGPAGLCAAVRAAENGVSVAVIEKTGATGGCAKFGMGILAIGTELQKAQGDVLNLDEMYNMFTEYTHYRTDCVLMRRYFEESKETLEWIEGMGVEFEEAARYFEKSYPTWHIVKSEEGVIGGGQAKTMTDHLEARARELGVEFYMETSACRLETEAGQVKGVCAYNADQTQGYHFQCHAALIATGGFGNNPEWVKEQFHLSLNEDFFGMRFPGHEGDGIQMAWDAGVKESAMIEEMIFDIFRPNSSGSYTNDIKLIMQQPNLMVNQQGQRFFNEEQVQNTTYTGNSLCNQTGNTGFMILDEAIKQSYVEANHVDFTSRVWNTDDFTQFDANFKTMEESGYTAIIKADSLDELAAKMGIDAAGLTATVESYNQLCAQGYDPLGKSAAYLKPITTAPFYAAQYYPSSYGTLGGIKVNSNLEVLDQNDQVIAGLYSAGTDSCTVYGDSYMFLLPGNTMGYSVNTGRFVGEAVSELLKK; this is encoded by the coding sequence ATGGAACTATCAAGAAGAGCCTTTTTAAAAAGCTCCCTGGCGGCGGCCGGGGTGGGTGCTCTGGGGTTGTTGAGCGGCTGCAGCACGGATCAGCCTTCAGCGCAGACAACCCCTTCAGCGCAGCCGGATGATGCCTCTCAGACATCCTCTCTGGATGCGCCTTATGCGGCGCTGGATGCCAGTGCGATCACGGAAAAAACAGTCGACTTCGTCGTTGTCGGAGCCGGGCCTGCGGGCTTGTGCGCCGCGGTCAGAGCCGCGGAGAACGGCGTTTCTGTCGCGGTGATTGAGAAAACCGGGGCAACCGGCGGCTGCGCAAAATTCGGCATGGGGATCTTAGCGATCGGCACCGAGCTGCAGAAAGCGCAGGGGGATGTGCTCAATCTGGATGAAATGTATAACATGTTCACTGAGTATACGCATTACCGCACTGACTGCGTGCTGATGCGGCGCTACTTTGAAGAATCCAAAGAGACACTGGAATGGATTGAAGGCATGGGCGTTGAGTTTGAGGAAGCCGCGCGCTACTTTGAAAAATCCTATCCAACCTGGCATATCGTTAAATCTGAGGAAGGCGTGATCGGCGGCGGACAAGCCAAAACGATGACCGATCATCTGGAAGCTCGGGCCCGGGAGCTGGGCGTTGAATTCTACATGGAAACTTCTGCCTGCCGCTTAGAAACCGAAGCGGGGCAAGTCAAGGGCGTTTGTGCTTACAATGCAGATCAAACCCAGGGCTACCATTTCCAATGCCATGCGGCCTTGATCGCCACCGGCGGCTTTGGCAACAATCCGGAGTGGGTAAAAGAACAGTTCCATCTCAGCCTGAATGAAGATTTCTTCGGGATGCGGTTTCCGGGCCATGAAGGCGACGGCATTCAAATGGCTTGGGATGCCGGCGTGAAGGAATCAGCAATGATCGAAGAGATGATTTTCGATATTTTCCGGCCGAATTCTTCCGGCTCTTATACCAATGACATCAAGCTGATTATGCAGCAGCCCAATTTGATGGTGAACCAGCAGGGACAGCGGTTCTTTAACGAAGAACAGGTTCAGAATACGACATATACCGGCAATTCCTTATGCAATCAGACCGGCAATACAGGTTTCATGATTCTCGATGAGGCAATTAAGCAGAGCTATGTCGAAGCTAACCATGTCGATTTCACCAGCCGTGTTTGGAATACTGATGATTTCACTCAGTTTGACGCGAATTTCAAAACGATGGAAGAATCCGGATATACCGCGATCATCAAAGCTGATTCGTTAGACGAGCTGGCCGCGAAGATGGGCATTGACGCCGCAGGTCTGACAGCCACGGTGGAAAGCTACAATCAGCTGTGTGCTCAAGGCTATGATCCGCTGGGAAAGAGTGCGGCTTATCTCAAACCGATCACCACGGCGCCGTTCTATGCCGCTCAGTATTATCCATCGAGTTATGGAACCCTGGGTGGAATCAAGGTTAATTCAAACCTGGAAGTGCTGGATCAGAACGATCAGGTCATCGCGGGTCTGTATTCCGCCGGAACGGATTCCTGCACGGTCTATGGCGACAGCTATATGTTCTTGCTTCCAGGCAACACGATGGGCTATTCCGTCAACACCGGAAGGTTTGTCGGAGAAGCCGTCAGCGAACTGCTGAAAAAATAG
- the mnmE gene encoding tRNA uridine-5-carboxymethylaminomethyl(34) synthesis GTPase MnmE, giving the protein MLNDTIAAVSTALQDGAISIIRISGPESLILAERLFSRSVVDQPTHTVRYGYILDPISREAVDEVLLTVFRAPKTFTCEDVVEISCHGGRYITRRILALVLAEGARLADPGEFTRRAFLNGRIDLTQAEAVMDMIDADSSQQAQMAIQGIRGSIRRLVEPLNEALLNIIANIEVNIDYPEYEDAQQLTWESVLPQARRWLGQMDEILQRAESGRIMKKGVKTVILGKPNVGKSSLLNALLEEDKAIVTEIAGTTRDLVEGEIHLRNVTLHLIDTAGIHKTDDRVEQIGIERSMKALEEAELILIVLDASRPQDDEDRRLLDLTEGRNRIVVVNKKDLAPQCEDRSGTISICAAQNQIEPLIDEINQRYEHHHAMLELPSLANERQIALARQARQSMAQAVSALEEGAELDLVTIDLQAAYMALKEIIGEASREDLLDALFSKFCLGK; this is encoded by the coding sequence GTGCTGAACGATACGATAGCGGCGGTCTCTACCGCTTTGCAGGACGGGGCGATTTCAATCATTCGGATAAGCGGCCCGGAAAGTCTGATCCTTGCAGAAAGGCTGTTCAGCCGCAGCGTAGTGGACCAGCCGACGCATACCGTTCGGTATGGGTATATCCTGGATCCGATCAGCCGGGAAGCGGTGGATGAGGTGCTGTTGACGGTTTTCCGCGCGCCGAAAACCTTTACGTGCGAGGATGTCGTAGAAATCAGCTGCCATGGCGGCCGCTACATCACCCGAAGGATTTTGGCACTGGTGCTGGCCGAAGGCGCTCGGCTGGCTGATCCCGGAGAGTTTACCCGCCGGGCTTTCCTCAACGGCCGCATCGATTTGACTCAAGCGGAAGCGGTGATGGATATGATCGACGCGGACTCTTCCCAGCAGGCGCAGATGGCGATTCAGGGCATTCGCGGCAGCATCCGCCGTCTGGTTGAACCGCTGAATGAAGCCCTGCTCAACATCATTGCTAATATTGAAGTGAATATCGATTATCCTGAATATGAAGATGCCCAGCAGCTGACCTGGGAAAGCGTTCTGCCGCAGGCCCGCCGGTGGCTGGGGCAAATGGATGAAATTCTGCAGCGCGCCGAAAGCGGACGAATTATGAAAAAAGGCGTAAAAACCGTCATTCTTGGCAAGCCGAATGTCGGCAAGTCGAGTCTGCTCAACGCCCTTTTGGAGGAAGACAAAGCGATCGTTACTGAAATTGCCGGAACAACCCGGGATCTGGTGGAGGGTGAAATCCATCTGCGCAATGTGACGCTGCATCTGATCGACACGGCCGGCATTCACAAAACGGATGACCGCGTGGAACAGATCGGCATTGAGCGGTCAATGAAAGCGCTGGAAGAAGCGGAACTGATTTTGATCGTGCTCGATGCCAGCCGGCCGCAGGATGATGAAGACCGCCGTCTGCTCGATCTGACCGAAGGCCGCAACCGCATTGTCGTCGTCAATAAAAAAGATCTGGCGCCGCAGTGTGAGGATCGTTCCGGAACAATTTCCATCTGTGCCGCGCAGAATCAAATTGAACCGCTGATCGATGAGATCAATCAGCGTTACGAACACCATCATGCGATGCTGGAACTGCCGTCATTAGCCAATGAGCGGCAGATCGCTTTAGCTCGGCAGGCCCGTCAGTCCATGGCTCAGGCCGTCAGTGCCCTGGAAGAGGGAGCGGAACTGGATCTGGTGACGATTGACCTGCAGGCAGCCTACATGGCATTAAAAGAAATCATCGGCGAAGCCAGTCGGGAAGATCTGCTGGATGCGCTGTTCTCCAAATTTTGTTTAGGAAAGTGA
- a CDS encoding RDD family protein: MKLFVNRFIALVIDSLLIGIPVGIIEMAFSLIRWILSWLPFLHHFRFLFSTSFLFVIVYALYEAAMIYFASGTVGKLIMKLEVEKERGTMTFGDCLIRGVMKAFSLQIWILGVFSAILAYSDQHSSLHDRMAGTSVWEKL; this comes from the coding sequence ATGAAATTATTTGTAAACCGTTTTATTGCTTTAGTGATCGACAGCCTTCTGATCGGAATTCCGGTCGGAATTATTGAAATGGCATTTTCGCTGATTCGCTGGATTTTAAGCTGGCTGCCGTTTCTGCATCATTTCCGCTTCCTGTTTTCGACATCCTTTTTGTTCGTGATTGTCTATGCTTTGTATGAGGCAGCGATGATTTACTTCGCCAGCGGGACGGTTGGCAAGCTGATCATGAAGCTGGAAGTCGAGAAGGAACGCGGCACTATGACTTTCGGTGACTGCCTGATCCGCGGCGTGATGAAAGCTTTCTCGCTGCAGATCTGGATTCTGGGCGTGTTCTCTGCGATTCTGGCCTATTCGGATCAGCACAGTTCATTGCATGATCGGATGGCCGGCACTTCAGTATGGGAAAAGCTCTAG
- a CDS encoding TatD family hydrolase: protein MGKALGWIDSHCHLTCADLIEEAQGVRQRALEAGVVRMMIVCCRLEEAEAALKMKAEDARFDVAVGFHPSDLRDFTEEDWHKLETLVYNENVTAIGEIGLDYYWDKDNHPEQQAAFIRQIELANRVNKPILVHSRDAIADTFAILRDHPAVRRGIIHCFSSSREMAREFVKLGYTIGLGGPVTFKNAKTPKEVAADVDLNYLQIETDCPYLTPVPYRGKRNEPMYLPLTAQTILELRGIDEEVLKQQLWDNYQALFHPQDEL, encoded by the coding sequence ATGGGAAAAGCTCTAGGCTGGATTGATTCGCACTGTCATCTGACCTGTGCTGATCTGATTGAAGAGGCTCAAGGGGTCCGCCAGCGGGCGCTGGAAGCCGGTGTGGTGCGGATGATGATCGTGTGCTGCCGGCTTGAAGAAGCCGAAGCTGCCTTGAAAATGAAAGCGGAAGATGCGCGTTTTGACGTCGCGGTAGGCTTTCATCCCAGTGATCTGCGTGATTTTACGGAAGAAGACTGGCATAAACTAGAAACTCTGGTCTATAATGAGAATGTCACGGCCATTGGTGAAATCGGCCTGGACTACTATTGGGATAAGGACAACCACCCCGAACAACAAGCGGCGTTTATCCGTCAGATTGAGCTGGCAAACCGAGTTAATAAGCCGATTCTGGTGCACAGCCGCGATGCGATCGCCGATACGTTTGCCATCCTGCGCGATCATCCGGCAGTGCGGCGCGGGATCATCCATTGTTTCAGTTCCAGCCGGGAAATGGCCCGGGAGTTTGTCAAGCTGGGCTATACGATCGGCCTGGGCGGACCGGTGACCTTCAAAAATGCCAAGACCCCAAAAGAAGTGGCAGCCGATGTGGATCTGAATTATCTTCAGATCGAAACCGACTGTCCCTATCTGACGCCTGTTCCGTATCGGGGAAAACGGAACGAGCCGATGTATCTGCCGCTGACAGCTCAAACGATTCTGGAGCTACGCGGAATTGATGAGGAAGTGCTGAAGCAGCAGCTTTGGGATAACTATCAAGCCTTATTCCATCCGCAAGACGAACTCTGA